The Patescibacteria group bacterium genome includes the window GCCGTAATATTGAGGACGCCCAAAACCAAAAATATAAAACTGGGACATTCCCACAGGGAGAGATTATAATTCTGGCAATCCTTGAAAAGATGGAGTTTATATAAGAGGTTGCTATTTTTTTCCATTGATAAAATTATACCATAGATATAAAATTTCCAGCAATTGGAAACTTGAAGGTTGCTTTTTTTTAAGATACAATGGCAATATATTTTGCATCGGGCCGTAGTGTAATGGTAGCACGAGTGCTTTGGGAGCATTTAGTCGGGGTTCAAATCCCCGCGGCCCGACTCTTCGCCAAATACTTCAAATCGGCAAGCCATAAATTTAGCGGGCTTGCCCGCCGAAGCTTTTGCCGAAGCAAAAGCGTAGGCGGGTATCGTATAGAGGCTATTACCTCAGGTTTCCAACCTGATGACAGGGGTTCGATTCCCCTTACCCGCTCATAAATAATGGTTAGAGGAAAATCAAAGGGTATTTTAAGGCTAAAACCTTCCCGCCAGCCTCCGGTACCTAAACCTTGACATTTTAAGACAAGTTGTGCTAATATAAGTAATCCCTGAAAAGGGATTTTTTGTTTGCCATAATAGTCAATATTAGAGCCAAAAACCGAGGACAAGACCCTCGGCTTTGGGTAAAAATATGATAAAATGGACTTCAAAACTTAATAATTATATAGCAAAAACCCCTTTTGCCGTTTTCGCAATGGCTGTCTTAATCGGACGGTTATTCATCGCCTTTTTACCGCAGGCGGTAGCGCAAGATAACGGCCTGACTAATTCTTCTGATATTTATGCTGTTTCGGCTGCCGGTCCAAACTCGATGGCTATTTCTGAGCTGGAGAATGAAAATGGCCTGGTTTTACAAAGTAATATTTTTCTTCAGCCGGTTTGTTTCTCGGCCAATGGTTGCAGTGAAGAAAATAAAAAACAAGTTGAAAAAACTTCAATTGAGAAAAAAATAAAGAAAGTTATAGTTACAGCTTATTCAAGTACGCCCGATCAAACAGACAGCTCCCCTTTTATTACAGCCAATGGAACTTATGTTTATGATGGTATTGTGGCTTGTAACTTTTTGCCTTTTGACACGAAGGTTAAATTTCCGGAGATGTATGGTGATAAAATTTTTATCGTTGAGGACCGGATGGCCAAAAAGAATAGCCATAAAATTGATATTTGGATGCCCTCAAGAACCCTGGCCCTGCAGTTTGGCGTTAAAAGTCTGGCTTTTGAAATTGTTGAATAAAAAATAATAGAATAGAATAACCAAAACCCCGCCTTAGGCGGGGTTTTGGTTATAGTGCCGCGGGCGAGAATCGAACTCGCATGGCCTTTCGGCCGAGGGATTTTAAGTCCCTTGTGTCTGCCTGTTCCACCACCGCGGCATTTTTAGTGATTGCAATTTTTTTGAGGCCAGGATGGGAATCGAACCCATTCATAGAAGTTTTGCAGACTTCCGCCTTCCCACTTGGCTACCTGGCCAGGTGCTTATTCTTTTTTTAACATAAAAAAATCAAGTATTCAACTTCAATTATCCTTCCATTATCTTTTTTATTTTTTCGATTATTTCTTCTTTAGTCAGTTGGCTCTTAAAACCGGCGGCCAGCTTATGTCCTCCGCCGCCAAAGCATTGGGCAATTTTATCTACATTAATTCCGCGGTTTTTCTGAGACCGGAGAGAGACATCGATTATTCCCGGTGTTTTTTCGATTAAAGAAAGGGCAATCTTGGCTTCGGGGATATTGCTTAAAATGCCGGCAATTTTTATTTCCCCAAGGCCGTTAGCCGACCGGGAAACCAATTGATAGTCTATAAAAGAAAAAATCAGGCCGGCTTTTTTATCAACTTCCAAATTGGCAAGAGCCTGATTCAAGGCAAGCGCTTTTTCTTGCGGCAAATCCTGTTTTCTGGCCTCAAGTATTTTTTGCCAACGTCCTCCGCTGGCCATCAATTGGCCGGCTATTTTTAAAGTGGTTGCCGTGGTATTCGGATGGCAAAAAGCGCCGGTATCATCGATTATGCC containing:
- a CDS encoding DHHA1 domain-containing protein; amino-acid sequence: GIIDDTGAFCHPNTTATTLKIAGQLMASGGRWQKILEARKQDLPQEKALALNQALANLEVDKKAGLIFSFIDYQLVSRSANGLGEIKIAGILSNIPEAKIALSLIEKTPGIIDVSLRSQKNRGINVDKIAQCFGGGGHKLAAGFKSQLTKEEIIEKIKKIMEG